From Pongo pygmaeus isolate AG05252 chromosome 1, NHGRI_mPonPyg2-v2.0_pri, whole genome shotgun sequence, one genomic window encodes:
- the LOC129012239 gene encoding endogenous retrovirus group K member 16 Rec protein-like: MNPSGMQRKAPPWRWRHRNRALSTHKMNKMVMSEEQMKLPSTKKAEPPTWAQLKKLTQLATKCLENTKMTQTLESMLLAELMIVSTVSAGVPNSSEETATIENGP; this comes from the exons ATGAACCCATCGGGGATGCAAAGAAAAGCACCTCCGTGGAGATGGAGACACCGCAATCGAGCACTGTCGACTCACAAGATGAACAAAATGGTGATGTCAGAAGAACAGATGAAGTTGCCATCCACCAAGAAGGCAGAGCCGCCGACTTGGGCACAACTAAAGAAGCTGACGCAGTTAGCTACAAAATGTCTAGAGAACACAAAGATGACACAAACTCTGGAGAGTATGCTGCTTGCAGAATTGATGATTGTATCAACGGTG TCTgcaggtgtacccaacagctccgaagagacagcgaccatcgagaacgggccatga